TCAGGCTATTTTCACTTAAATCCTGCACTTTTTTTGTGCAAAATTTCTGCAGCCCGGAAATTGGAGCTGCGTTGTGATGTTAGATCCCAGTTGGCTGTCGCTCTCAGCTCATCCAATCGAGCTCAAAGGTGTGTGGCTCGGAGCTCAGCCTGCAGCAGATCGAGGCCGAGCTGCGCTAGAGGTGCAACCGAGTCCGTGTAGTACGTCCATGGCGCCCTCCCGGAGGGTCCTCATGCTCTGCGGCGACTACATGGAGGACTACGAGGCCGCCGTCCCGCTCTACGCGCTCGCCGccctcggcgtcgccgtcgaccGCATCGCGCCCGGCAAGCACCCTGGCGACGCATGCCTCACCGCCGTCCACGAGTTCCTCGGCTTCGAGCTCTACACGGAGCTCCCGGGCCACCGGTTCGCGGTCACCGCGGacttcgcggcggcggcggcgaacccgTCGCGCTACGACGCGCTCGTCGTCCCGGGAGGCCGGTTCGCGGAGCATCTCAGCGCGGACGAGGGCGCCGTGGCGCTCGTCGCGGCGTTCGCGGAGATGCGGCGGCCCGTCGTCCTGACGTGCCACAGCCAGCTGCtgctcgccgcggcggggggCCTGGCGGGCGGGGTGCGGTGCACGGCGTTCTTCGGCGTGCGCCCCGTcgtcgagctcgccggcgggacGTGGGTCGACCCGGAACCTTTCAGCCTCTGCGTCGCCGACGGGCACGTGCTCTCCGCCATCGGGTGGCCCGCGCACGCCGAGATCATCGCCAAGCTCCTCGCCGCCATGGGCGCGCGCGccgacgccggccgcggcgggcagCGCGTCCTCGTGCTCTGCGCCGTGAGTTTCCCCTCGCCGCCGTTCATGTCGCCTTCGCTcatggtggcgccgccgccgattgACGTGACCGTGTGCAGGACTACGTGGACGACTACGAGGCGAACGTGCCGTTCCGGGCGCTGGCCGGCGTGGGCTGCCGCGTCGAGTCGGCGTGCCCGACCAAGCGCAGGGGCGAGCCCTGCGTCACGGCTATCTACGACGCCGTGAAACCGGGCGCGGTGAGCGAGGAGAGGCGGGGGCACAACTTCGTAGTGACCGCGGACTGGGCGGATGCGAGCGCCGACGGCTTCGACTgcgtcgtcgtccccggcggccGGGCGCCGGAGCTGCTGGTGACCCACGAGAGCGCGGTGGCGCTGGTTCGGGAGTTCGCGGACAAGGGGAAGGTCGTGGCCAGCATCGGGCAGGGCCacctgctcctcgccgccgcggggctgcTCCGGGGCAGGAGGTGCGCGAGCGGGGTGCCCATGAGGGTGGTCTCGAGGCTGGCTGGGGCAGAGGTTGTGGAGACGGAAGGGGCGGTCGCCGACGGGAAGGTCGTGACGGCGGCGGGATGGCCGGACCTTGCGCCGTTCGTGGCTCGCCTGGTCGACCTCCTCGGCATCACCGTTTCGTTCTGAAGCGGCGTCGCATCTCTGCTCTGCAAACTCTCAGCGCGCACTGAACTGAACACTGCGGTGTTCTGAATGTCCAGTTGTTTAGAGATTCTCTTCATGTGGTTTGAGAATAAAACCGATGAATCGCATAAAGTTTTGGTGACAGAAAAATCGCATCTTTCTGAAAGATGAATA
This genomic window from Setaria viridis chromosome 8, Setaria_viridis_v4.0, whole genome shotgun sequence contains:
- the LOC117866484 gene encoding DJ-1 protein homolog E, translated to MLDPSWLSLSAHPIELKGVWLGAQPAADRGRAALEVQPSPCSTSMAPSRRVLMLCGDYMEDYEAAVPLYALAALGVAVDRIAPGKHPGDACLTAVHEFLGFELYTELPGHRFAVTADFAAAAANPSRYDALVVPGGRFAEHLSADEGAVALVAAFAEMRRPVVLTCHSQLLLAAAGGLAGGVRCTAFFGVRPVVELAGGTWVDPEPFSLCVADGHVLSAIGWPAHAEIIAKLLAAMGARADAGRGGQRVLVLCADYVDDYEANVPFRALAGVGCRVESACPTKRRGEPCVTAIYDAVKPGAVSEERRGHNFVVTADWADASADGFDCVVVPGGRAPELLVTHESAVALVREFADKGKVVASIGQGHLLLAAAGLLRGRRCASGVPMRVVSRLAGAEVVETEGAVADGKVVTAAGWPDLAPFVARLVDLLGITVSF